In a single window of the Myxococcales bacterium genome:
- a CDS encoding adenosine deaminase, translated as MSAPALPAALERLIAALPKVELHLHIEGTLEPEMVMAKAARHGIDLPYASVEAVRAAYQFTDLQSFLDIYYAGCDVLRDEDDFYDLAIAYFARAHADRVVHAELFFDPQTHTARGVAMGTVIDGLARAQRDALARWGLTSKLILCFLRHLPEADALATLDAARPYLRHIAGVGLDSGERGNPPSKFARVFTAARAMGLVPVAHAGEEGPAAYIREALDLLEVVRIDHGVRCDEDPALVAELAARRVPLTVCPLSNLKLCVVQDLADHNLGRLLAAGVCVTINSD; from the coding sequence ATGTCCGCGCCCGCCCTGCCCGCCGCGCTCGAGCGCCTGATCGCCGCCCTGCCCAAGGTCGAGCTGCACCTGCACATCGAGGGCACCCTCGAGCCCGAGATGGTGATGGCCAAGGCCGCCCGCCACGGCATCGACCTGCCCTACGCCTCGGTCGAGGCGGTGCGCGCCGCGTACCAGTTCACCGACCTGCAGTCGTTCCTCGACATCTACTACGCCGGCTGCGACGTGCTGCGCGACGAGGACGACTTCTACGACCTGGCGATCGCGTACTTCGCGCGCGCGCACGCCGATCGCGTGGTCCACGCCGAGCTGTTCTTCGATCCGCAGACCCACACCGCCCGCGGCGTCGCGATGGGCACGGTGATCGACGGGCTGGCCCGGGCCCAGCGCGACGCCCTCGCCCGCTGGGGCCTGACCTCGAAGCTGATCCTGTGCTTCCTGCGGCACCTGCCGGAGGCCGACGCGCTCGCGACGCTCGACGCCGCGCGGCCGTACCTGCGGCACATCGCCGGGGTCGGCCTCGACTCGGGCGAGCGCGGCAACCCACCGAGCAAGTTCGCGCGGGTGTTCACCGCGGCCCGCGCGATGGGCCTGGTGCCGGTGGCCCACGCCGGCGAGGAGGGCCCGGCCGCGTACATCCGCGAGGCCCTCGACCTGCTCGAGGTCGTGCGGATCGATCACGGCGTGCGCTGCGACGAGGATCCGGCGCTGGTCGCCGAGCTGGCGGCGCGGCGCGTGCCGCTGACCGTGTGCCCGCTGTCGAACCTGAAGCTGTGCGTGGTGCAGGATCTGGCCGACCACAACCTCGGCCGGCTGCTGGCCGCGGGCGTGTGCGTGACGATCAACTCCGACGA
- a CDS encoding dienelactone hydrolase family protein: protein MHEVPGLHPGVLAFAARLRAAGFTTYLPSLLGTPGKPMTAGYMLGSMARACVAREFATWASGAGSPIVGWLRQLAALAHAEAGGRGVGAIGMCLTGGFALGMMVDERVIAPVLSQPSLPFAVTGRHRRAIGVDADTCAAIAARADVPVLGLRFTGDRLVPPERFATLRELLGDRFIAVEIDSSRGNPHGLKRTAHSVLTHDFVDAPGHPTRAALDRVMAFFAERLAPAA from the coding sequence ATGCACGAGGTGCCGGGCCTGCACCCGGGCGTGCTGGCGTTCGCCGCGCGCCTGCGCGCCGCCGGCTTCACGACCTACCTGCCGTCGCTGCTGGGCACGCCCGGCAAGCCGATGACCGCCGGCTATATGCTGGGCTCGATGGCCAGGGCGTGCGTGGCGCGCGAGTTCGCGACCTGGGCCAGCGGCGCCGGCAGCCCGATCGTCGGGTGGCTGCGCCAGCTCGCGGCGCTGGCCCACGCCGAGGCCGGCGGCCGCGGGGTCGGCGCGATCGGCATGTGCCTGACCGGCGGGTTCGCCCTCGGCATGATGGTCGACGAGCGCGTGATCGCCCCGGTGCTGTCGCAGCCGTCGCTGCCGTTCGCCGTCACTGGCCGCCACCGCCGCGCGATCGGCGTCGACGCGGACACCTGCGCCGCGATCGCGGCCCGGGCCGACGTGCCGGTGCTGGGCCTGCGCTTCACCGGCGACCGGTTGGTGCCGCCGGAGCGGTTCGCGACCTTGCGCGAGCTGCTCGGCGATCGGTTCATCGCCGTCGAGATCGACTCGAGCCGCGGCAACCCGCACGGCCTCAAGCGCACCGCGCACTCGGTCCTCACCCACGACTTCGTCGACGCGCCCGGCCACCCGACCCGGGCCGCGCTCGATCGCGTGATGGCGTTCTTCGCCGAGCGCCTGGCGCCGGCGGCGTGA
- a CDS encoding helix-hairpin-helix domain-containing protein, with translation MTAPPAYDPVPDLATELALAPAAVAAAIALFADGATVPFIARYRKEKTGGLDEVQLRAIEERHAYLTEREARRAAIRGELEAAGVLTEALAAALAAATTKAELEDLYAPYRPRRKTRASAARDKGLAPLAELILGQGADGDPAAAAAGFVTAEVATADDALAGARDIVAEVVCDRADARALARAAFRAGALVATGVADKIAEPTKYEAYYAFREAVATVPSHRFLAIRRGEAEGVLRAAIEPAGGADEVIAGVLRLAGHAPASPWAELLARAVGEGYRRLLAPAIENDVRADLKTASDLEAAGVFAGNLRALLLGAPLGAKTVIGVDPGLRTGCKCAAVDATGRYLGSVTIFLTQGEAALERAKADFAEFVTKHDPVAIAVGNGTGGREAEVFARRLVASANLGDRVVVAVNEAGASVYSASDLAREEFPELDLTIRGAISIARRLQDPLAELVKVEPKAIGVGQYQHDVHAPLLTKKLGDVVESCVNFVGVDVNTASPSLLGYVAGIGPALAKKIVGYRHEHGGITSRAQLREVPGLGPKTFEQCAGFLRVRSAAQPLDGSAVHPERYALVERMAADLGVDVVSLFGNAALVDTIERGRYVDDDAGDATVRDICAELVRPGRDPRALFEPPRFRDDVMTLEDVKEGMVLEGLVTNVAAFGAFVDVGVHQDGLIHVSRLADRFVKDASEVVKVGDKVSVRVLGVDLQRRRIALAINRPRADGGGRGPRPDRGPRPDRGPRPPRGPRGPRPDGGGPRPEVRADGAPAPDGGPAPDGAPAPDGARVDGGPRPDQRGPRPPRGPRPDNRGPRPDNRGPRPDNRGPRPDNRGPRPDNQGPGPDNRGPRPDGPRPDNRGPRADGPRPEGVRGPRADGPRPEGDRGPRPDFRGPRADVRGPRPEGDRGPRPDNRGPRPDNRGPRPDGDRGPRPDRGGDRPDRRDDRRPDDGMGVSGFVNNPFAKLAEIKKQR, from the coding sequence ATGACCGCACCGCCCGCCTACGATCCTGTCCCCGATCTCGCCACCGAGCTCGCCCTCGCACCCGCCGCCGTGGCGGCCGCGATCGCCTTGTTCGCGGACGGCGCGACCGTGCCGTTCATCGCTCGCTACCGCAAGGAGAAGACCGGCGGCCTCGACGAGGTCCAGCTGCGCGCGATCGAGGAGCGCCACGCCTACCTGACCGAGCGCGAGGCCCGGCGCGCGGCGATCCGGGGCGAGCTCGAGGCGGCCGGCGTCTTGACCGAGGCGCTGGCCGCGGCGCTCGCGGCCGCGACCACCAAGGCCGAGCTCGAGGATCTGTACGCCCCCTACCGCCCGCGCCGGAAGACCCGCGCCAGCGCCGCGCGCGACAAGGGCCTGGCGCCCCTGGCCGAGCTGATCCTGGGGCAGGGCGCCGACGGTGATCCGGCCGCGGCCGCCGCCGGGTTCGTGACCGCCGAGGTCGCCACGGCCGACGACGCCCTCGCCGGCGCCCGCGACATCGTGGCCGAGGTCGTGTGCGATCGCGCCGACGCGCGCGCGCTGGCCCGGGCCGCGTTCAGGGCCGGCGCGCTGGTCGCGACCGGCGTCGCCGACAAGATCGCCGAGCCGACCAAGTACGAGGCGTACTACGCGTTCCGCGAGGCGGTCGCGACGGTCCCGTCGCACCGGTTCCTGGCGATCCGCCGCGGCGAGGCCGAGGGCGTGCTGCGCGCGGCGATCGAGCCCGCGGGCGGCGCCGACGAGGTCATCGCCGGCGTCCTGCGCCTGGCCGGCCACGCGCCGGCGTCGCCGTGGGCCGAGCTCCTGGCGCGCGCGGTCGGCGAGGGCTACCGCCGCTTGCTGGCCCCGGCCATCGAGAACGACGTGCGCGCCGATCTCAAGACCGCCAGCGATCTCGAGGCCGCGGGCGTGTTCGCCGGCAACCTGCGGGCGCTGCTGCTGGGCGCGCCGCTGGGGGCCAAGACCGTGATCGGCGTCGATCCGGGCCTGCGCACCGGCTGCAAGTGCGCCGCGGTCGATGCGACCGGGCGCTACCTCGGCTCGGTCACGATCTTCCTGACCCAGGGCGAGGCCGCGCTCGAGCGCGCCAAGGCCGACTTCGCCGAGTTCGTGACCAAGCACGACCCGGTGGCGATCGCGGTCGGCAACGGCACCGGCGGTCGCGAGGCCGAGGTGTTCGCGCGGCGGCTCGTGGCCTCGGCCAACCTGGGCGATCGCGTGGTCGTCGCGGTCAACGAGGCCGGCGCCAGCGTCTACAGCGCCTCGGATCTGGCCCGCGAGGAGTTCCCCGAGCTCGATCTCACGATCCGCGGCGCGATCTCGATCGCGCGGCGGCTGCAGGACCCGCTGGCCGAGCTGGTGAAGGTCGAGCCCAAGGCCATCGGCGTCGGCCAGTACCAGCACGATGTCCACGCGCCGCTGCTGACCAAGAAGCTCGGCGACGTGGTCGAGAGCTGCGTCAACTTCGTCGGCGTCGACGTCAACACTGCCAGCCCGAGCCTGCTCGGCTACGTCGCCGGCATCGGCCCGGCCCTGGCCAAGAAGATCGTCGGCTACCGCCACGAGCACGGCGGGATCACGTCGCGCGCGCAGCTCCGCGAGGTGCCGGGCCTGGGGCCCAAGACCTTCGAGCAGTGCGCCGGCTTCCTGCGCGTCCGCAGCGCCGCCCAGCCGCTCGACGGTTCGGCGGTCCACCCCGAGCGCTACGCGCTGGTCGAGCGCATGGCCGCCGACCTCGGCGTCGACGTGGTCAGCCTGTTCGGCAACGCCGCGCTGGTCGACACGATCGAGCGCGGCCGCTACGTCGACGACGACGCCGGCGACGCGACCGTGCGCGACATCTGCGCCGAGCTGGTGCGGCCGGGCCGCGATCCGCGCGCGCTGTTCGAGCCGCCACGGTTCCGCGACGACGTGATGACGCTCGAGGACGTCAAGGAGGGCATGGTCCTCGAGGGCCTGGTCACCAACGTCGCGGCGTTCGGCGCGTTCGTCGACGTCGGCGTGCACCAGGACGGCCTGATCCACGTGTCGCGCCTGGCCGATCGCTTCGTCAAGGACGCGTCCGAGGTGGTCAAGGTCGGCGACAAGGTGTCGGTGCGGGTGCTGGGCGTCGATCTGCAGCGCCGCCGGATCGCGCTGGCGATCAACCGACCGCGCGCCGACGGCGGCGGGCGCGGCCCCCGACCCGATCGCGGCCCCCGGCCCGATCGCGGTCCCCGGCCGCCGCGCGGTCCCCGCGGCCCGCGCCCCGACGGTGGCGGCCCGCGCCCCGAGGTCCGCGCCGACGGCGCGCCCGCGCCCGACGGTGGGCCCGCGCCCGACGGTGCGCCCGCGCCCGACGGCGCTCGTGTCGATGGTGGCCCGCGGCCGGATCAGCGCGGCCCACGGCCGCCGCGCGGCCCGCGCCCGGACAACCGCGGCCCGCGGCCGGACAACCGTGGCCCGCGCCCGGACAATCGTGGCCCGCGGCCGGACAATCGTGGCCCGCGGCCCGACAACCAGGGCCCGGGGCCCGACAACCGGGGCCCGCGGCCGGATGGTCCCCGGCCCGACAACCGGGGACCGCGCGCCGACGGCCCGCGCCCCGAGGGTGTTCGCGGCCCGCGCGCCGACGGCCCGCGCCCCGAGGGTGATCGCGGCCCACGCCCCGACTTCCGTGGTCCGCGCGCCGACGTCCGTGGCCCGCGCCCCGAGGGTGATCGCGGCCCGCGGCCTGACAACCGCGGCCCACGCCCCGACAACCGCGGCCCGCGGCCCGACGGCGATCGCGGCCCGCGGCCCGATCGCGGCGGGGATCGCCCCGATCGGCGCGACGATCGTCGGCCCGACGACGGCATGGGAGTATCGGGCTTCGTCAACAACCCGTTCGCGAAGCTTGCCGAGATCAAGAAACAGCGCTGA